In candidate division KSB1 bacterium, the sequence AGCACCCCTTTTTGCTGCGTCAGTTCGCGGATCGTTCGCCGAACCGCCGCATCTTCGGAAATCAGCTCTGCAACGATGTCGCGGGCGCCCGCCAACGCCTCTTCGACGCTTAAATCCCCCTTTTCCTCACTAAGAAAAGGCGCAACGATTTCGTCCATTGAACCCGCCACGATTTCCTGTCGGAGGATCATTTCCGCCAAAGGCTCCAAACCCTTCTCTTTGGCAATCGTGGCGCGGGTTCGACGTTTCGGTTTATAAGGCAAATAAAGATCTTCGACATCTTGAAGCTTTAGGGCGGCATTGATCTGCGCCTCCAATTCAGGCGTCAATTTCCCTTGTTCGGCAATCGATTTGATCACCGCCTGCTTGCGTTCTTCCAAATGCCGTAAATAGCGGATCCTCTCCTCAATGGCGCGAATCTGCTCCTCATCTAAACTGCCGGTAACTTCTTTACGGTAACGGGCGATGAATGGAACCGTATTCTCCTGATCGAGGAGTTCTACCGTGTTCTGCACTTGCTTCCAGCGAAGGTTCAATTCCTCCGCGATCAGAGTATACATTTGCTGCTCGTCCATCACTCCTCCGTTTGACAGCCGAAAAAGGCGTGCAAATATAACTGAGCAGCCGTTGAAAAGCAAGTTTTTTCAAGATATGAAAAAAGAAGAGAGAGTTTAGAAACTTGCCGCTGATTTGAATCGAATTTCGGCAAAACGTAAAAGCTGCCGCTGCGCGGGACTTGAAGGTATAGTGTCGTCAAGTTGTGCGATCTCGACCGGACAGAGCAATTTTTTTACATTTGATTCGTCGGAACTCGGTATAGCATTCTTTATCGCTTCTAACAACCGTTTTTGCAGGCGCTCTGCCCGCTTTCGGGCAAGTCGTTCATTCACAGTCCAATCTCCAATCGGGCAAGCGCTACCCAAGAGCTTAATGTCAAAAGAGGAGCTGTTTGCGGTAAGGGATGCAGCTCGACGCAGGATTTCTGTTTCGTAGAGGCTGTCCGGAATATCCTTGGCAAACTCGAACGGAACTCGAAAAATTTGCTCGACCTCAGTCTCTTCACGCTGCAGGTAAAGCGGCAAAAAGTCGCTGCGAAAAACCCTTCCCAACGAATCCGTGACGGCGAGGCGATAGGCGAGTTTCGAACCCGCCAGTTTTGCCGCCTTGTCCGCGGAAAGAACCCAATGGATCGGCAGATTTTGCTGCAATGAGTCGATCCTTAGTAAATATACGCCCGAAGCGCCGTTTTCTGCCTGCCATTCCACAACCAATTTTGCCGGCTTGAAGGGACACCGGACATCGGCGCGCAGCTCGAGCTTGATCTCATTTGCCTCGGCGATTTTCGTCCTTAACGGCGCAAAAAGAAGCGCCGCATCCTCCGCACTCGCCGAAAAATGTACACAACGCCGTTCCTGCAAAATCCATTGGAGGTCTTTGGTGCTTGGAGGTAGATTGCGCTTTCGCCGGCTCTGTGCACTGAGCCGAATTTGCAGCGTGTCGGCACCTGCCTCAACCAACAGATCGCGAACGACGCGCGCCCTCTGCCATGCCGTCGAGATCTCTTCTTCCCCCGAATCGGGGTCTATCATACCCTCAATGTGGAGAACCGCCGTGGGATTATCTCTCAACCGTTCCGCTAAAATAGAGATGACGGGTTGGACCGCCTTATCCGTACGATAGTCCTCGCACAATTCGCTGCTGCCGCGATTGAACGCAACGCTCCTCAATATCGGCACATAAACGACCTTTTTCTTTATGCGAACCGTCTTGACGGAATCGCCGTAAAGGCGGACTTGAGGAACGGTATGGGCTTCCAACACCAAAGGTTTTGCGGCGTAAGGATTGCCGAAGAGCGGCTCGATTGCCCAAGTCAACCTGCGGCGCCCGCAGGCTTCCGTTCGCCAAGGCAATTCGACTACCGATTGCCCTGGCGGCAGAACCCGCCGAATCTCGCTTCTGATCTCGCTGTTGGAAGAACTCTCTTTTGGTGGGTCAGCTTCAGTCTCTTTCACCGTCAGACGAACTGCGTGCTCGCTATCCGAAATGTTTTCCACAGCGAGAAAAAGGTTGCCCTGCAGCATGTCATCGCTCAGGCGCGGATTCGGAATAAATTCCGCTTTTTGCAAAAGCGCTTTCGGATTGGGAATATAAATTTTTTGGGGATTGACTCCCTTGATGTTTAGAGAGACATGACCGCGTTTGTCCAGAGCTGTTGCCGACCAATAGAGAATCCCAGGCGACATCTCTGACAACGTCAAATGCGGCTCCACGCACGGCCGGTTGACAAACAGCTTTCTCTCTTCCGTCTCCGCATCTGCCCCTTTTTGCAATGCCCGAACAGCCTCAGAGACGGCGGTACTATCGTAATCTGCCATTACGCGGTAATTGACTGTATCAAACCAATCGGCATCAAAAGCAGAGCACCAATGAAGCGTCCGATCAACTCCCAGTGTGTCTCCGGATACAGGCGTCTGGAGGACGAGCGGATCGGGGCCGCCGTGATAATACGAAAAGGCAAAAATTCCGAGCTCTGGGCGGTCTTGAGTAAAATCTGCAGTTGCATCAATCTGCAACTCGACCTCTTGCCGGGAAAAAATTTTACCAATTGATTTTTTCCCTTGTAAGGACATTCCCAAGCCGAAGAACCATCTCTGTTCAGAAGGCGGGACGAAAAAATGCAAAAGCCGCAGCTGAGCGATGTCATTAATATTGAGTTCGATTCCCTGACCCCAAGCCGCACTGATCGTTGCCGAATGCTGATATTCGGTAGAAAATTTGAGACTGTATTGCTCATACAACAAAGCGGCCAAGGAGGCGCCGAGTCTCAACGTTGTCTCCTCTTCCGAATTCCGGCCTTCCCAAGTTATTTGACGTCCGAGGTTGCTCACTGCGGCGCCGAAACTTGCCGCACCTTTTGCGTTTCGGAACAGCACAACCGGTCTGCTGCGAAACACTCCTCCGAAATCAGATACAAAAGTATCTGCGGAAAACTGTGCAAAATGAGAAGACCAATACTTTTGCGAAAATCCCAAAGCAAAAACATAGTTTTTTCGCTGAAAGGCTTTGCCCAGCAAGAAAAAAAGAAAGAGGTCGTCTGAAGAAGCCGCAGGCGTGCGGTGCGGCACCAAACCGCGATAACTATACTGCACACCGGCGCCCCATGTGAACGGCGATCGTGTGAAAAATGCGCGACGACTGACCATAAATCCGGAAACGGCTTTTCCGGTTGACGATTGATCATAAAAAGCGGTCCATTGCAGCTTGTGCCGCAGGGCAACGGCGCCGGAGTTATAAAAAGCTGAAAAAGACTCCCCGATTCCGGCACTCGCCGCACCAAGAGTCATTGGGCTGATCGTATTAAGGTACGCCGTTGGTGCAGCAGCATGCTGGGCATAAATACCGCATGACATGACCGCCCAAACTATGGCATAGAATATCAGCTTGTCCCCGCTGACAAACTTCATGTGTCCATGACTCTTATTGCCTCATCTGCTTTTTAGTCTATTGTGATTTGCAACTACTATGCCGTTCAAATAGTGGGGAAAAGAATTGGGCAATCGCAATTAACAAAACTTTATCGATGTGTTTCAAATCGAGGCGAAAGGACTGGGGGATGAAATGTTTAGAGAAGAACAAAAAAATATTTACGGTCCTATTCAGATCCTTCTGACAGTTTGGTCAATTCCACTACCACCTCGATGTGTGCGGTATGTGGGAACATATCTACGGGCTGAATGCGGCCCAGGCGATACCCGCAGCGAGTGAACTCCGCCAATTCGCGTGCCAGCGTTGCCGGATTACAAGACACATGCACGATTTTCTGCGGCGCCAGGCGGACAACCGCCGCTACGGTTTTCGGATGCATGCCGCCGCGCGGCGGATCCAAGATGACGACATCCGGCTGCCCCCATGCGGCGCGGACCGCCTCCGTATTCTCCAGCGCATCCTTTAGATCGCCGCATTCAAAACGGCAATTATTGATGCCGTTATCCATGGCATTCAATCGAGCGTCTTCAACTGCCGCCTCAACGGATTCGATGCCGATCACTTCACGAACGTGCCTGCTGATATAGAGCGCAATGCTTCCTGCCCCGCAATAGAGATCGTACACGCGCTCCGATCCTTGAAAGTCGCCGAATTGAAGAATCACATCATAGAGATGTCTTACCTGGCGGCTGTTTGTCTGGAAAAAAGAGTTGGGGGAGATGCGAAAGCGCAAATCGCCGATGGTTTCAGAAATGTAAGGCTTACCTTCGAGAAGATGAGTCTCTTCGCAAAAGGCAACTGCGGCTTTGCTGCGCGTCACACCATTATAAAGGCTCGTAATTAAAGGGAAAGCGGTCATGATGCGATTCTTTAAAGCTTCGGCGACGTCCTCCCGGAATTCCGATGTGATGACGTTCACCATCCAATCGGGAGTATTATAGCTGTTGCGGATGACTACGAACCGCCAAAATCCTTGGTGGTCTATTGTGCTGTGCACCGGAAGACCGCTTTGTCGGGCAAACTTGCGTATTTCTCGGACGATCTCAGAAGCAGGGGGCCGCATCAGCAGACATTCCTCAAGATCGACGACCTTGTGAAAAAAACCGCGGCCATGCAGACCTAGAAAACAGCCGTTGGATCGTTCCG encodes:
- the rlmD gene encoding 23S rRNA (uracil(1939)-C(5))-methyltransferase RlmD; translated protein: MSRLKKGDEIVLQITSLAFGGAGVGRVNDFVVFVHDALPGQKALVLLTKVKKSYAEGRVKEIIEQSPAAVSPRCIHFDLCGGCVLQNLAYSVQLEEKSRQVKELLTRIGGLEALNLLPPLPAPDIFYYRNKMEFSFARERLVTREELGHLSVAERSNGCFLGLHGRGFFHKVVDLEECLLMRPPASEIVREIRKFARQSGLPVHSTIDHQGFWRFVVIRNSYNTPDWMVNVITSEFREDVAEALKNRIMTAFPLITSLYNGVTRSKAAVAFCEETHLLEGKPYISETIGDLRFRISPNSFFQTNSRQVRHLYDVILQFGDFQGSERVYDLYCGAGSIALYISRHVREVIGIESVEAAVEDARLNAMDNGINNCRFECGDLKDALENTEAVRAAWGQPDVVILDPPRGGMHPKTVAAVVRLAPQKIVHVSCNPATLARELAEFTRCGYRLGRIQPVDMFPHTAHIEVVVELTKLSEGSE